One stretch of Lucilia cuprina isolate Lc7/37 chromosome 6, ASM2204524v1, whole genome shotgun sequence DNA includes these proteins:
- the LOC111678547 gene encoding SNF-related serine/threonine-protein kinase isoform X2 encodes MQHQHPRTLEASAAAHTSGGASYDGKIAGLYDLEETLGSGHFAVVKLARHVFTGAKVAVKVVDKTKLDEVSKAHLFQEVRCMKLVQHPHVVRLYEVIDTQTKLYLVLELGDGGDLYDYIMKHDGGLSEHLARKYFRQILRAITYCHQLHVVHRDLKPENVVFFEKLGVVKLTDFGFSNKFSPGQKLETFCGSLAYSAPEILLGDSYDAPAVDIWSLGVILYMLVCGQPPFEKANDSETLTMIMDCKYSVPPQISPTCRKLIASMLVRDPKKRATLEQIASDDWVKENPEGDNVDYLPLISREQLSEEDHAFIIQKMINGNIAPKEDILQALDKDKYNHITATYFLLAEMRLRKRREEQHLKQNPHLALGKKNVIGGVGRAQVPDKKAKPLEGGKQMVVPINIVCAPEPIQNEIKTDKRTRKCSIVREEDEEESSHELSCDGNELKVAITRRESISDGRLNRSVQEKCSNVVTAVGTGNKGGGDMDTDADMDTQTKMVVSVDAALAQKLKQIEKDTTNEDREAQLPCEALDKSLEMQDTLRGLKELEIGKLKHLPGKNPVLTHRRHTKLNKIRTPSCSSSEASDDDTKSRSKKKMHKLVGDTPTRFRMHRRDSHDDSSDSQDQGFPTAGHHGGHDLIATSNVSNKKEGQNQNKSESDTRNKSSHTHHSHQHQHSSHKHKYKQQQAHQTKDSLEKHNSLAEKKQQQNVRRRRIRESQSLDRITEAQEYEMRHQHHHHRLSYSETERYTYEQRNSLFNLHTFPETKEEECDDYDNGGENNSDFANQAEQLRNSLNTLKIHGGSSGVCSVGSGGDDSTTNSNTSSLKSSHTHSSASSIYKLNSIEEIDLILKEKSLTKTIQATSSKCFVTIRKIRKLGKYFPVVNFS; translated from the exons ATGCAACATCAGCATCCACGTACATTGGAAGCTTCGGCTGCTGCTCATACATCTGGTGGTGCTTCGTATGATGGTAAAATTGCAGGCCTCTATGATCTCGAAGAGACACTGGGTTCGGGCCATTTTGCAGTGGTCAAATTGGCAAGACATGTTTTCACGGGCGCCAAAGTTGCCGTTAAGGTAGTGGACAAGACAAAGCTAGACGAAGTATCCAAGGCTCATTTATTCCAGGAAGTAAG ATGCATGAAATTAGTGCAACATCCTCATGTTGTACGTTTGTACGAAGTGATTGATACacaaactaaattatatttagttttggAACTGGGTGATGGCGGTGATCTTTACGATTATATTATGAAACATGATGGCGGTCTTAGTGAACATTTGGCCCGTAAATATTTTCGACAAATATTACGTGCCATCACATACTGTCATCAATTACATGTTGTACACAG AGATCTCAAACCTGAAAATgtggtattttttgaaaaactggGCGTTGTTAAGCTGACAGATTTTGGTTTTAGTAACAAATTTTCGCCCGGCCAAAAATTAGAAACATTTTGTGGTAGTTTGGCTTATTCAGCTCCTGAAATTTTATTGGGCGATTCTTATGATGCTCCGGCTGTTG ACATTTGGTCTTTAGGCGTTATTCTCTACATGTTAGTTTGTGGCCAGCCTCCTTTTGAAAAGGCAAATGATTCGGAAACTTTAACAATGATTATGGATTGTAAATATTCTGTACCACCCCAAATATCACCCACATGCCGCAAATTAATCGCCTCTATGCTAGTAAGAGATCCTAAAAAACGTGCTACTCTAGAGCAAATAGCCTCAGACGATTGGGTTAAAGAAAATCCCGAAGGTGATAATGTCGACTATTTGCCACTTATCAGTCGTGAGCAATTGAGTGAAGAAGATCATGcctttataatacaaaaaatgatAAATGGCAATATAGCCCCCAAAGAAGATATTTTGCA AGCCTTAGATAAGGATAAATATAATCATATAACAGCCACCTATTTTCTCTTGGCTGAGATGCGTTTACGTAAACGCAGAGAAGAACAACATTTGAAACAAAATCCCCATTTAGCTTTAggaaaaaa AAATGTTATTGGTGGTGTGGGGCGTGCTCAAGTGCCGGATAAAAAAGCTAAACCTTTAGAGGGTGGCAAGCAAATGGTGGTGCCCATTAATATTGTATGTGCACCAGAGccaatacaaaatgaaattaaaacg GACAAACGCACAAGAAAATGTAGTATTGTGCGTGAAGAGGATGAGGAGGAGTCATCACATGAACTCTCCTGTGATGGTAATGAATTGAAAGTTGCCATTACCAGACGAGAATCCATATCGGATGGGCGTTTAAATCGTTCAGTACAAGAAAAGTGTTCAAATGTTGTGACAGCAGTTGGCACCGGCAACAAGGGTGGCGGTGATATGGACACAGACGCTGATATggacacacaaacaaaaatggTTGTATCTGTTGACGCTGCGCTGGCGCAGAaacttaaacaaattgaaaaggATACAACCAATGAGGATAGAGAAGCACAACTTCCATGCGAAGCTTTGGACAAGTCACTTGAAATGCAAGACACATTGCGCGGCCTAAAAGAACTGGAAATtggaaaactaaaacatttgcCGGGTAAAAACCCTGTACTAACACACAGACGccacacaaaattaaataaaatacgtaCGCCTTCTTGTAGCAGTTCAGAAGCTTCTGATGATGACACAAAAAGTCGTAGTAAAAAAAAGATGCACAAACTAGTGGGTGATACACCTACACGATTTCGTATGCATCGTCGCGATTCACATGATGACTCTAGTGATTCCCAGGATCAGGGTTTCCCCACAGCTGGACATCATGGTGGTCATGATTTGATAGCAACCTCTAATGTGAGCAACAAAAAAGAGGGACAAAATCAG AATAAATCTGAATCAGATACGCGCAATAAATCTTCTCATACTCATCATTCACATCAGCATCAACATTCTTCTCACAAgcataaatataaacaacaacaagcaCATCAAACTAAAGATAGTCTGGAAAAGCACAATTCTTTGGcagaaaagaaacaacaacagaatGTTCGACGGAGACGAATACGTGAAAGTCAATCATTAGATCGCATAACAGAGGCTCAAGAGTATGAGATGAGACATCAACACCATCATCATCGTCTCTCCTATTCGGAAACAGAACGTTACACTTATGAACAGCGTAATTCTCTCTTCAATTTGCACACATTTCCCGAAACTAAGGAAGAGGAGTGTGATGATTATGACAATGGTGGTGAAAATAATTCAGATTTTGCCAATCAGGCGGAGCAATTAAGAAATTCATTAAATACCCTTAAAATTCATGGTGGCAGTAGTGGTGTGTGTAGCGTTGGGAGTGGCGGTGATGACAGTACAACAAATTCAAATACAAGTAGTTTAAAATCCTCCCATACCCATAGCTCGGCAAGCagcatttataaattaaattccatAGAAGAAATCGATTTGATTCTCAAAGAGAAGAGTTTAACTAAAACCATACAGGCCACTAGCTCAAAGTGTTTTGTAACTATACGAAAAATACGTAAATTAGGCAAGTATTTTCCGGTAGTAAATTTTTCGTAA
- the LOC111678547 gene encoding SNF-related serine/threonine-protein kinase isoform X1, which yields MQHQHPRTLEASAAAHTSGGASYDGKIAGLYDLEETLGSGHFAVVKLARHVFTGAKVAVKVVDKTKLDEVSKAHLFQEVRCMKLVQHPHVVRLYEVIDTQTKLYLVLELGDGGDLYDYIMKHDGGLSEHLARKYFRQILRAITYCHQLHVVHRDLKPENVVFFEKLGVVKLTDFGFSNKFSPGQKLETFCGSLAYSAPEILLGDSYDAPAVDIWSLGVILYMLVCGQPPFEKANDSETLTMIMDCKYSVPPQISPTCRKLIASMLVRDPKKRATLEQIASDDWVKENPEGDNVDYLPLISREQLSEEDHAFIIQKMINGNIAPKEDILQALDKDKYNHITATYFLLAEMRLRKRREEQHLKQNPHLALGKKNVIGGVGRAQVPDKKAKPLEGGKQMVVPINIVCAPEPIQNEIKTDKRTRKCSIVREEDEEESSHELSCDGNELKVAITRRESISDGRLNRSVQEKCSNVVTAVGTGNKGGGDMDTDADMDTQTKMVVSVDAALAQKLKQIEKDTTNEDREAQLPCEALDKSLEMQDTLRGLKELEIGKLKHLPGKNPVLTHRRHTKLNKIRTPSCSSSEASDDDTKSRSKKKMHKLVGDTPTRFRMHRRDSHDDSSDSQDQGFPTAGHHGGHDLIATSNVSNKKEGQNQQNKSESDTRNKSSHTHHSHQHQHSSHKHKYKQQQAHQTKDSLEKHNSLAEKKQQQNVRRRRIRESQSLDRITEAQEYEMRHQHHHHRLSYSETERYTYEQRNSLFNLHTFPETKEEECDDYDNGGENNSDFANQAEQLRNSLNTLKIHGGSSGVCSVGSGGDDSTTNSNTSSLKSSHTHSSASSIYKLNSIEEIDLILKEKSLTKTIQATSSKCFVTIRKIRKLGKYFPVVNFS from the exons ATGCAACATCAGCATCCACGTACATTGGAAGCTTCGGCTGCTGCTCATACATCTGGTGGTGCTTCGTATGATGGTAAAATTGCAGGCCTCTATGATCTCGAAGAGACACTGGGTTCGGGCCATTTTGCAGTGGTCAAATTGGCAAGACATGTTTTCACGGGCGCCAAAGTTGCCGTTAAGGTAGTGGACAAGACAAAGCTAGACGAAGTATCCAAGGCTCATTTATTCCAGGAAGTAAG ATGCATGAAATTAGTGCAACATCCTCATGTTGTACGTTTGTACGAAGTGATTGATACacaaactaaattatatttagttttggAACTGGGTGATGGCGGTGATCTTTACGATTATATTATGAAACATGATGGCGGTCTTAGTGAACATTTGGCCCGTAAATATTTTCGACAAATATTACGTGCCATCACATACTGTCATCAATTACATGTTGTACACAG AGATCTCAAACCTGAAAATgtggtattttttgaaaaactggGCGTTGTTAAGCTGACAGATTTTGGTTTTAGTAACAAATTTTCGCCCGGCCAAAAATTAGAAACATTTTGTGGTAGTTTGGCTTATTCAGCTCCTGAAATTTTATTGGGCGATTCTTATGATGCTCCGGCTGTTG ACATTTGGTCTTTAGGCGTTATTCTCTACATGTTAGTTTGTGGCCAGCCTCCTTTTGAAAAGGCAAATGATTCGGAAACTTTAACAATGATTATGGATTGTAAATATTCTGTACCACCCCAAATATCACCCACATGCCGCAAATTAATCGCCTCTATGCTAGTAAGAGATCCTAAAAAACGTGCTACTCTAGAGCAAATAGCCTCAGACGATTGGGTTAAAGAAAATCCCGAAGGTGATAATGTCGACTATTTGCCACTTATCAGTCGTGAGCAATTGAGTGAAGAAGATCATGcctttataatacaaaaaatgatAAATGGCAATATAGCCCCCAAAGAAGATATTTTGCA AGCCTTAGATAAGGATAAATATAATCATATAACAGCCACCTATTTTCTCTTGGCTGAGATGCGTTTACGTAAACGCAGAGAAGAACAACATTTGAAACAAAATCCCCATTTAGCTTTAggaaaaaa AAATGTTATTGGTGGTGTGGGGCGTGCTCAAGTGCCGGATAAAAAAGCTAAACCTTTAGAGGGTGGCAAGCAAATGGTGGTGCCCATTAATATTGTATGTGCACCAGAGccaatacaaaatgaaattaaaacg GACAAACGCACAAGAAAATGTAGTATTGTGCGTGAAGAGGATGAGGAGGAGTCATCACATGAACTCTCCTGTGATGGTAATGAATTGAAAGTTGCCATTACCAGACGAGAATCCATATCGGATGGGCGTTTAAATCGTTCAGTACAAGAAAAGTGTTCAAATGTTGTGACAGCAGTTGGCACCGGCAACAAGGGTGGCGGTGATATGGACACAGACGCTGATATggacacacaaacaaaaatggTTGTATCTGTTGACGCTGCGCTGGCGCAGAaacttaaacaaattgaaaaggATACAACCAATGAGGATAGAGAAGCACAACTTCCATGCGAAGCTTTGGACAAGTCACTTGAAATGCAAGACACATTGCGCGGCCTAAAAGAACTGGAAATtggaaaactaaaacatttgcCGGGTAAAAACCCTGTACTAACACACAGACGccacacaaaattaaataaaatacgtaCGCCTTCTTGTAGCAGTTCAGAAGCTTCTGATGATGACACAAAAAGTCGTAGTAAAAAAAAGATGCACAAACTAGTGGGTGATACACCTACACGATTTCGTATGCATCGTCGCGATTCACATGATGACTCTAGTGATTCCCAGGATCAGGGTTTCCCCACAGCTGGACATCATGGTGGTCATGATTTGATAGCAACCTCTAATGTGAGCAACAAAAAAGAGGGACAAAATCAG CAGAATAAATCTGAATCAGATACGCGCAATAAATCTTCTCATACTCATCATTCACATCAGCATCAACATTCTTCTCACAAgcataaatataaacaacaacaagcaCATCAAACTAAAGATAGTCTGGAAAAGCACAATTCTTTGGcagaaaagaaacaacaacagaatGTTCGACGGAGACGAATACGTGAAAGTCAATCATTAGATCGCATAACAGAGGCTCAAGAGTATGAGATGAGACATCAACACCATCATCATCGTCTCTCCTATTCGGAAACAGAACGTTACACTTATGAACAGCGTAATTCTCTCTTCAATTTGCACACATTTCCCGAAACTAAGGAAGAGGAGTGTGATGATTATGACAATGGTGGTGAAAATAATTCAGATTTTGCCAATCAGGCGGAGCAATTAAGAAATTCATTAAATACCCTTAAAATTCATGGTGGCAGTAGTGGTGTGTGTAGCGTTGGGAGTGGCGGTGATGACAGTACAACAAATTCAAATACAAGTAGTTTAAAATCCTCCCATACCCATAGCTCGGCAAGCagcatttataaattaaattccatAGAAGAAATCGATTTGATTCTCAAAGAGAAGAGTTTAACTAAAACCATACAGGCCACTAGCTCAAAGTGTTTTGTAACTATACGAAAAATACGTAAATTAGGCAAGTATTTTCCGGTAGTAAATTTTTCGTAA
- the LOC111678547 gene encoding SNF-related serine/threonine-protein kinase isoform X3, with the protein MQHQHPRTLEASAAAHTSGGASYDGKIAGLYDLEETLGSGHFAVVKLARHVFTGAKVAVKVVDKTKLDEVSKAHLFQEVRCMKLVQHPHVVRLYEVIDTQTKLYLVLELGDGGDLYDYIMKHDGGLSEHLARKYFRQILRAITYCHQLHVVHRDLKPENVVFFEKLGVVKLTDFGFSNKFSPGQKLETFCGSLAYSAPEILLGDSYDAPAVDIWSLGVILYMLVCGQPPFEKANDSETLTMIMDCKYSVPPQISPTCRKLIASMLVRDPKKRATLEQIASDDWVKENPEGDNVDYLPLISREQLSEEDHAFIIQKMINGNIAPKEDILQALDKDKYNHITATYFLLAEMRLRKRREEQHLKQNPHLALGKKNVIGGVGRAQVPDKKAKPLEGGKQMVVPINIVCAPEPIQNEIKTDKRTRKCSIVREEDEEESSHELSCDGNELKVAITRRESISDGRLNRSVQEKCSNVVTAVGTGNKGGGDMDTDADMDTQTKMVVSVDAALAQKLKQIEKDTTNEDREAQLPCEALDKSLEMQDTLRGLKELEIGKLKHLPGKNPVLTHRRHTKLNKIRTPSCSSSEASDDDTKSRSKKKMHKLVGDTPTRFRMHRRDSHDDSSDSQDQGFPTAGHHGGHDLIATSNVSNKKEGQNQKHFTCTLKRLLNALNTLCKHWKLLCHKSRVHDS; encoded by the exons ATGCAACATCAGCATCCACGTACATTGGAAGCTTCGGCTGCTGCTCATACATCTGGTGGTGCTTCGTATGATGGTAAAATTGCAGGCCTCTATGATCTCGAAGAGACACTGGGTTCGGGCCATTTTGCAGTGGTCAAATTGGCAAGACATGTTTTCACGGGCGCCAAAGTTGCCGTTAAGGTAGTGGACAAGACAAAGCTAGACGAAGTATCCAAGGCTCATTTATTCCAGGAAGTAAG ATGCATGAAATTAGTGCAACATCCTCATGTTGTACGTTTGTACGAAGTGATTGATACacaaactaaattatatttagttttggAACTGGGTGATGGCGGTGATCTTTACGATTATATTATGAAACATGATGGCGGTCTTAGTGAACATTTGGCCCGTAAATATTTTCGACAAATATTACGTGCCATCACATACTGTCATCAATTACATGTTGTACACAG AGATCTCAAACCTGAAAATgtggtattttttgaaaaactggGCGTTGTTAAGCTGACAGATTTTGGTTTTAGTAACAAATTTTCGCCCGGCCAAAAATTAGAAACATTTTGTGGTAGTTTGGCTTATTCAGCTCCTGAAATTTTATTGGGCGATTCTTATGATGCTCCGGCTGTTG ACATTTGGTCTTTAGGCGTTATTCTCTACATGTTAGTTTGTGGCCAGCCTCCTTTTGAAAAGGCAAATGATTCGGAAACTTTAACAATGATTATGGATTGTAAATATTCTGTACCACCCCAAATATCACCCACATGCCGCAAATTAATCGCCTCTATGCTAGTAAGAGATCCTAAAAAACGTGCTACTCTAGAGCAAATAGCCTCAGACGATTGGGTTAAAGAAAATCCCGAAGGTGATAATGTCGACTATTTGCCACTTATCAGTCGTGAGCAATTGAGTGAAGAAGATCATGcctttataatacaaaaaatgatAAATGGCAATATAGCCCCCAAAGAAGATATTTTGCA AGCCTTAGATAAGGATAAATATAATCATATAACAGCCACCTATTTTCTCTTGGCTGAGATGCGTTTACGTAAACGCAGAGAAGAACAACATTTGAAACAAAATCCCCATTTAGCTTTAggaaaaaa AAATGTTATTGGTGGTGTGGGGCGTGCTCAAGTGCCGGATAAAAAAGCTAAACCTTTAGAGGGTGGCAAGCAAATGGTGGTGCCCATTAATATTGTATGTGCACCAGAGccaatacaaaatgaaattaaaacg GACAAACGCACAAGAAAATGTAGTATTGTGCGTGAAGAGGATGAGGAGGAGTCATCACATGAACTCTCCTGTGATGGTAATGAATTGAAAGTTGCCATTACCAGACGAGAATCCATATCGGATGGGCGTTTAAATCGTTCAGTACAAGAAAAGTGTTCAAATGTTGTGACAGCAGTTGGCACCGGCAACAAGGGTGGCGGTGATATGGACACAGACGCTGATATggacacacaaacaaaaatggTTGTATCTGTTGACGCTGCGCTGGCGCAGAaacttaaacaaattgaaaaggATACAACCAATGAGGATAGAGAAGCACAACTTCCATGCGAAGCTTTGGACAAGTCACTTGAAATGCAAGACACATTGCGCGGCCTAAAAGAACTGGAAATtggaaaactaaaacatttgcCGGGTAAAAACCCTGTACTAACACACAGACGccacacaaaattaaataaaatacgtaCGCCTTCTTGTAGCAGTTCAGAAGCTTCTGATGATGACACAAAAAGTCGTAGTAAAAAAAAGATGCACAAACTAGTGGGTGATACACCTACACGATTTCGTATGCATCGTCGCGATTCACATGATGACTCTAGTGATTCCCAGGATCAGGGTTTCCCCACAGCTGGACATCATGGTGGTCATGATTTGATAGCAACCTCTAATGTGAGCAACAAAAAAGAGGGACAAAATCAG aaacaCTTCACTTGCACTCTCAAAAGACTCTTAAATGCCTTAAATACCTTATGCAAACATTGGAAACTACTTTGCCACAAGTCGCGTGTACATGATAGCTAG
- the LOC111678530 gene encoding ubiquitin carboxyl-terminal hydrolase 20, producing the protein MNKLPQSCSHFSNEYSTLLDVKQIDGNNTCANCPYNGPNLWICLHRKCMQIGCSEQANDHSTEHFQRSKDKHLHCIHMNLSSQRAWCYLCEREVSIGGADRHVHVTADPLLRSMGYSDDENDSDSGTSGASTGLVGLQNIANTCYMNSALQALSNVVPMTHYFLHCSDLVDYTLEQGAHRCKAGLAKSYQRLMRDMWRKRGEGKAFLAPRSILYGIRSVHPMFRGFQQHDTQEFLRCFMDQLHEELKEQSCNIEARTIAPSSKASTTNANYDDEDTPSEMSSTCSSNSLGSDYLTCESSASEQSSLCEEPINTKPTMMTNSSCSASVSGSTNTSNSTVSTSASTVRSIVSDIFDGKLLSSVQCLTCDRISTREETFQDLSLPIPNRDFLTVLHQTNSISVQSLNSIDSTTSARSNDGWLSWIWNMVRSWLWGPSVTLHDCMASFFSADELKGDNMYSCEKCNKLRTGVKYSRILDLPEVLCIHLKRFRHDLSYSSKISSYVEFPLENFDMRSYIHKDCKSQVPLYNLSSVICHHGTVGGGHYTCFARNALTDRWYEFDDHHVNEVQPEVVQNCQAYVLFYHKNNPQMEHIRFEANELAASYPVSQSDIRFYISREWLARFNTFSEPGPISNWSMLCPHGGVLHSKISVIAQLAVPISQQLWEFLYRKFGGGPAINMLFECEACKRSAEALAYRQHYEHSVFQRYNDLELDSGAIYAVSMSWLRKWQQFARGLTHKEPGAINNSSIVPSSKDAGQKSSPVRNVRIGSDYVQINAPAWRFLHDIYGGGPEVLLRPSLTEEIIIIDQDELDESEDGQTGNISDTESNMGGHNYNFPEAIAVNTTTESSLNEQAEEYEEVVSSPNANKKSQKQKEKFASKKYTKTLHVTKKLTLTKGVKNKGNQELFGLQGKYMTKDSETHSHDDDEEQVQQQQQQQNSHNDKQQEVFITLGNKSKKAFRNEKRQKQQQLQQQRKTNVAANANSSNTNEPTEKRTKRGKKSKNSVVLKNIQQIPDPAASDSNETDI; encoded by the exons ATGAACAAACTTCCACAATCTTGTTCCCATTTTTCCAATGAATATTCCACTTTGTTGGACGTCAAGCAAATTGATGgg AATAACACATGTGCCAACTGCCCATATAATGGACCGAATCTGTGGATATGTTTACATCGCAAGTGTATGCAAATTGGTTGTTCTGAACAGGCAAATGACCACAGCACGGAACACTTTCAACGTAGTAAGGATAAGCATTTACACTGCATACATATGAATTTGTCGTCTCAGAGGGCCTGGTGTTATCTTTGTGAACGTGAGGTATCTATTGGAGGTGCCGATCGACATGTACACGTAACTGCTGATCCACTTTTGCGTAGTATGGGCTATTCGGACGATGAGAATGATTCTGATTCTGGTACAAGCGGTGCTAGTACTGGTTTGGTGGGCTTACAAAATATAGCAAACACTTGTTATATGAACTCTGCCTTGCAAGCTTTAAGCAATGTTGTGCCCATGACACATTATTTTTTGCATTGCAGTGATTTGGTAGATTATACATTAGAACAGGGTGCGCATAGATGTAAGGCTGGTTTAGCCAAGAGCTATCAACGTTTAATGCGTGATATGTGGCGAAAAAGAGGTGAAGGCAAAGCATTTTTAGCTCCCCGTAGTATATTGTATGGTATACGTTCAGTTCATCCTATGTTTAGAGGTTTTCAACAACACGATACCCAAGAATTTTTGCGTTGTTTTATGGATCAATTACATGAAGAACTAAAGGAGCAATCTTGTAATATTGAGGCAAGAACGATAGCCCCCTCATCTAAAGCTTCTACTACAAATGCTAACTATGACGATGAAGATACGCCCTCTGAAATGAGTTCAACCTGCAGTTCAAATTCATTGGGATCGGATTATTTAACATGTGAAAGTTCTGCTTCTGAACAATCTAGTCTTTGTGAGGAACCCATCAACACTAAGCCCACCATGATGACCAACTCTTCATGTTCTGCTTCTGTAAGCGGATCAACCAATACGTCAAATTCTACAGTTTCTACATCGGCCTCAACTGTACGTTCAATTGTTAGTGACATCTTTGATGGCAAATTATTATCTTCGGTCCAATGTTTAACCTGCGATCGTATCTCGACCCGAGAGGAAACTTTCCAGGATTTATCTTTACCCATTCCCAACCGTGATTTCTTGACAGTTCTTCATCAAACAAATAGCATAAGTGTACAAAGTTTGAACAGTATAGACTCTACAACATCGGCCAGGTCCAATGATGGTTGGTTATCGTGGATTTGGAATATGGTACGTTCATGGCTGTGGGGTCCATCGGTGACTTTGCACGACTGTATGGCTAGTTTTTTTAGTGCGGACGAACTAAAGGGTGACAATATGTATAGTTGCGAAAAGTGCAATAAACTTCGAACTGGTGTCAAATATTCTCGGATTCTTGATCTGCCTGAAGTTCTGTGTATACATTTGAAGCGCTTTCGTCATGATTTATCCTACAGTTCGAAAATTTCTTCGTATGTTGAATTTCCATTGGAAAATTTCGACATGAGATCTTATATACATAAGGATTGTAAATCACAAGTACCACTTTATAATCTCTCTTCGGTGATATGTCATCATGGTACAGTGGGTGGTGGTCATTACACTTGTTTTGCCCGCAATGCTCTTACCGATCGCTGGTATGAATTCGATGATCACCATGTAAATGAAGTTCAGCCAGAGGTGGTTCAAAACTGCCAAGCCTATGTTTTATTCTATCACAAAAATAATCCCCAAATGGAGCATATACGTTTTGAGGCAAATGAATTAGCTGCTTCGTATCCGGTATCACAGTCCGACATAAGATTTTACATATCTCGGGAGTGGTTGGCGCGCTTTAATACTTTCTCTGAGCCAGGTCCTATAAGCAACTGGTCAATGCTTTGTCCCCATGGAGGCGTTTTGCATTCAAAAATATCGGTAATAGCACAGTTGGCAGTACCAATATCTCAACAATTGTGGGAATTTCTATATCGCAAATTTGGTGGCGGTCCAGCCATTAATATGCTATTTGAATGTGAGGCTTGCAAGAGATCTGCAGAGGCTTTAGCCTATCGTCAACATTATGAACATTCCGTTTTCCAACGTTACAATGACTTGGAGCTGGATTCTGGTGCCATTTATGCTGTTTCCATGAGCTGGTTACGTAAATGGCAACAATTTGCCAGAGGTTTGACTCACAAGGAACCTGGCGCCATCAATAACTCTAGTATAGTGCCATCATCTAAAGATGCAGGACAAAAGAGTTCGCCAGTGCGTAATGTGCGCATTGGTTCTGATTATGTGCAAATAAATGCACCAGCATGGCGCTTCTTGCACGACATTTATGGCGGTGGTCCGGAGGTTCTTTTAAGACCCTCACTAACGGAAGAG atcATTATTATAGATCAAGATGAATTGGATGAGAGTGAGGATGGTCAAACTGGTAACATTTCAGATACTGAAAGTAACATGGGAGGACACAATTATAATTTCCCCGAAGCTATTGCCGTAAACACTACAACAGAAAGTTCACTTAACGAACAAGCGGAAGAGTATGAGGAAGTTGTATCTTCGCCTAATGCcaacaaaaaaagtcaaaagcaaaaagaaaaattcgcGAGTAAGAAATACACCAAAACTTTGCATGTAACCAAAAAACTAACATTAACCAAAGGAGTTAAAAACAAAGGAAATCAAGAATTATTTGGCCTTCAAG GTAAATACATGACAAAAGATAGTGAAACACATTCCCATGATGACGACGAAGAACAagtgcagcagcaacaacaacaacaaaatagccATAACGATAAGCAACAAGAAGTATTTATTACTTTGggtaataaatcaaaaaaagcaTTCCGCAATGAAAAACGCCAAAAACAGCAGCAGCTGCAGCAGCAACGTAAAACAAATGTCGCTGCCAATGCGAATTCATCAAACACTAATGAGCCAACAGAAAAACGTACTAAACGcggtaaaaagtcgaaaaactctgttgttttgaaaaacatacaacaaataCCTGACCCAGCTGCCAGTGATTCCAATGAAACGGATATCTAA